Proteins encoded together in one Dechloromonas sp. HYN0024 window:
- a CDS encoding ABC transporter ATP-binding protein — protein sequence MSEDILVDIEDLQFAYDGQPVLQGINMKIPRGKVVAIMGGSGCGKTTLLRCIGGQLRPTGGRVRLEKHQVCEMSEAELYGLRRRMGMLFQFGALFTDMSVFENVAFPMREHTDMSDEMIRDLVLMKLEAVGLRGAHKLMPGELSGGMARRVALARALALDPMLVMYDEPFTGLDPIALGVIGQLIRKLNDALGATSIMVTHDIQESLLIVDYIYFMNGGRVVAEGTPDEIRASSDPFVHQFVHAAPDGPVHFDYPAPTVRETFLGGGAHA from the coding sequence TTGTCCGAAGACATCCTGGTTGATATCGAGGATCTTCAGTTTGCCTACGATGGCCAGCCGGTGCTGCAGGGAATCAATATGAAGATTCCGCGCGGCAAGGTGGTGGCGATCATGGGCGGTTCCGGTTGTGGCAAAACGACGCTGCTGCGCTGTATTGGCGGCCAGTTGCGGCCGACCGGCGGGCGCGTTCGTCTGGAAAAACATCAGGTCTGCGAAATGTCGGAGGCCGAGCTGTACGGTCTGCGTCGCCGGATGGGCATGCTGTTCCAGTTCGGTGCCCTGTTTACCGACATGAGTGTCTTCGAGAACGTGGCTTTTCCGATGCGCGAACATACCGACATGTCGGATGAAATGATTCGCGACCTGGTGCTCATGAAGCTTGAGGCAGTTGGTTTGCGCGGGGCGCACAAATTGATGCCGGGCGAGTTGTCGGGCGGCATGGCGCGGCGAGTTGCCCTGGCCCGGGCGCTGGCGCTCGACCCCATGCTGGTGATGTACGACGAGCCGTTTACCGGGCTCGACCCGATTGCACTCGGTGTCATCGGCCAGTTGATTCGCAAGTTGAATGATGCGCTGGGCGCAACATCGATCATGGTCACCCACGATATTCAGGAATCCCTGCTCATCGTCGACTACATCTATTTCATGAACGGCGGGCGGGTCGTGGCCGAGGGGACGCCGGACGAGATTCGGGCGTCGTCGGATCCTTTCGTCCACCAGTTCGTTCACGCCGCTCCAGATGGTCCGGTTCATTTCGATTACCCGGCACCGACGGTGCGGGAAACCTTCCTGGGCGGGGGGGCGCATGCCTGA
- a CDS encoding lipid asymmetry maintenance protein MlaB: MIELQTGHLVVKVPMVIANARGLLEAGRSALQAGEQIFDFSQVSEADSSALAVMLGWLRAAGLARSTVRFAHTPAGVLALAELYGITDLLPLV; this comes from the coding sequence ATGATTGAACTTCAAACCGGGCACCTTGTTGTCAAGGTGCCGATGGTCATCGCTAATGCGCGCGGCCTGCTTGAAGCAGGCCGTTCTGCTTTGCAGGCTGGGGAGCAGATCTTTGATTTTTCCCAGGTCAGTGAAGCCGACTCTTCGGCCCTTGCCGTCATGCTCGGCTGGCTGCGCGCCGCTGGTCTTGCCCGGTCAACCGTGAGGTTTGCCCATACACCGGCCGGCGTGCTTGCCCTGGCCGAGCTGTATGGCATTACCGACCTGCTGCCGCTCGTCTGA
- a CDS encoding sigma-54 dependent transcriptional regulator: MPPNRPLLLIVDDDSLVSESLSFAFAQEYDVITSHARAHALTLLRQLRQAPQLALVDLGLPPLPHRPDEGFALISDLLTLSPDMKIIVLSGQSDESNARHARTLGAIDFVAKPCDPSHLSKLLGQAQRFGKETPDTRAGGLIGESLSMQRLRLQLGQYANLPYPVLIEGESGSGKDIVASHYLHRQTERRDQPYLALNCAAISPTLLEPTLFGYAKGAFTGATSAKSGYFEDADHGTLFLDEIGELPLDLQPKLLRVLENGEYQRVGETQTRVSTARIVAATNRDLRQEIKAGRFRADLFHRLSVFTVAVPPLRDTGLDRLLLLEHFRKGYAASVRAEPFELAAPAQSLWLDYAFPGNVRELRNIVIRLSARYPGQTVSASQLRDELDQPDTIEPATSTAGLIADDLDVVKRAARQHLERSSPINLDATLELWQRGYIEAAIELSAGNMSEAARRLGINRTTLYNRMEIWTRR, translated from the coding sequence TTGCCACCAAACAGGCCTCTCCTGCTCATCGTCGATGACGACTCGCTGGTCAGCGAATCGCTCAGTTTCGCCTTCGCGCAGGAGTATGACGTCATCACCAGCCACGCTAGAGCCCATGCCCTGACGCTCTTGCGTCAGCTCAGACAGGCACCGCAGCTGGCGCTGGTTGACCTCGGCCTGCCGCCGCTCCCACATCGGCCGGATGAGGGCTTTGCCCTGATTTCCGACTTGCTGACCCTCTCGCCGGACATGAAGATCATTGTCCTTTCAGGCCAGAGCGACGAGAGCAACGCCCGCCATGCCCGCACCCTGGGGGCCATCGATTTTGTCGCCAAGCCTTGTGACCCGAGTCACCTCAGCAAACTCCTCGGCCAGGCCCAGCGCTTTGGCAAGGAGACACCAGACACCCGGGCCGGCGGCCTGATCGGCGAGAGCCTGTCGATGCAACGCCTGCGCCTGCAACTGGGCCAGTATGCCAATTTGCCCTATCCGGTATTGATCGAGGGCGAATCAGGCAGTGGCAAGGATATCGTCGCCAGCCACTACCTGCATCGCCAGACTGAGCGCCGCGACCAGCCTTACCTCGCCCTCAATTGTGCGGCCATTTCGCCGACCCTCCTTGAGCCGACGCTGTTCGGCTATGCCAAGGGGGCATTTACCGGCGCCACCAGCGCCAAATCCGGTTACTTCGAAGATGCCGACCACGGCACCCTGTTTCTCGACGAAATCGGTGAACTTCCCCTCGACTTGCAGCCCAAACTGCTGCGTGTCCTCGAAAACGGTGAATACCAGCGGGTCGGCGAAACGCAGACCCGGGTGTCCACGGCGCGTATCGTGGCGGCCACCAATCGCGACCTGCGCCAGGAAATCAAGGCTGGCCGTTTCCGGGCCGACCTGTTTCATCGCCTTTCCGTCTTTACGGTCGCCGTGCCGCCGCTCCGCGACACCGGACTTGACCGCCTGCTGCTCCTCGAACACTTTCGCAAAGGCTATGCCGCCAGCGTTCGGGCCGAACCTTTCGAGCTCGCCGCGCCGGCCCAATCCCTGTGGCTCGACTACGCCTTTCCGGGCAATGTGCGCGAGTTGCGCAATATCGTCATCCGTCTCAGCGCCCGCTACCCGGGACAAACCGTCAGCGCCAGCCAGTTGCGCGACGAGCTCGACCAGCCCGACACCATCGAACCGGCGACCAGTACAGCCGGTCTGATCGCCGACGATCTCGATGTGGTCAAGCGGGCCGCCCGCCAGCATCTCGAGCGATCGTCACCAATCAATCTCGACGCCACGCTCGAACTCTGGCAGCGCGGCTATATTGAAGCCGCCATCGAACTGAGCGCCGGCAACATGAGCGAAGCTGCCCGCCGCCTCGGCATCAACCGCACGACACTCTACAACCGCATGGAAATCTGGACCCGCCGATGA
- the mlaD gene encoding outer membrane lipid asymmetry maintenance protein MlaD, producing the protein MNRTVLDLWVGFFVAIGLAALLFLSLKVGNLSTSHLSESYVLKAKFDNIGGLKVRGPVKSAGVVVGRIVDIQFDAAAYEAVVSMTIDGRYHFPKDTFASINTAGLLGEQYIGFEAGGDEKMLAAGDTIAKTQSAIVLEKLISQFLFSKAADGQDKK; encoded by the coding sequence ATGAATCGTACTGTTCTCGACCTGTGGGTCGGTTTTTTCGTGGCAATCGGCCTGGCTGCCTTGCTTTTTCTTTCGCTCAAAGTGGGGAATCTTTCCACCTCACATTTGTCAGAATCATACGTTTTGAAGGCTAAATTTGATAATATCGGAGGCCTTAAGGTGCGTGGTCCGGTCAAAAGTGCCGGGGTGGTGGTTGGGCGAATCGTCGATATCCAGTTCGATGCGGCAGCCTACGAGGCGGTGGTCAGCATGACCATTGACGGGCGTTACCATTTTCCCAAGGACACCTTTGCCTCGATCAATACGGCAGGCCTTCTCGGTGAGCAGTACATCGGTTTCGAAGCCGGTGGCGATGAAAAGATGTTGGCGGCCGGTGATACGATTGCCAAGACGCAATCGGCAATCGTTCTCGAAAAATTGATCAGCCAGTTTCTATTTAGCAAGGCAGCAGACGGACAGGACAAGAAATGA
- a CDS encoding phospholipid-binding protein MlaC, translating into MMKKLFALLFASFVVSAAVAQEAPDALVQRVTDDVLEIIRKDKDIQNGDTHKVIELVDKKVLPNFNFTHMTALALGKEWRKATPQQQQQVTAEFKTLLVRTYANALTGYKNQKVVYKPFKMAPTDTDVLVRTEVQQPGNKPVQLDYSLEKLDSGWKVYDVVVAGISLVSNYRDQFGQEVRNGGIDGLVASIAAKNKSLETGQKK; encoded by the coding sequence ATGATGAAAAAGCTATTCGCCTTGTTGTTTGCCAGCTTTGTGGTCAGCGCCGCCGTTGCCCAGGAGGCCCCGGATGCATTGGTTCAGCGCGTTACCGACGATGTGCTGGAGATTATTCGCAAGGACAAAGATATTCAGAATGGTGATACCCACAAGGTTATTGAACTGGTCGACAAGAAAGTACTACCCAATTTCAATTTCACGCATATGACGGCGCTGGCCCTGGGCAAGGAGTGGCGCAAGGCCACCCCGCAGCAGCAGCAGCAAGTGACGGCAGAGTTCAAGACCTTGCTGGTCCGCACCTACGCCAATGCACTGACCGGGTACAAGAACCAGAAGGTTGTGTACAAGCCTTTCAAGATGGCCCCGACCGACACCGATGTGCTGGTCAGGACCGAGGTTCAGCAACCGGGCAACAAGCCGGTTCAGCTTGATTACAGCCTGGAAAAACTCGACTCGGGCTGGAAGGTCTATGACGTGGTGGTGGCCGGTATCAGCCTGGTCAGCAACTACCGCGACCAGTTTGGTCAGGAAGTCCGTAATGGTGGCATCGATGGCCTAGTCGCCTCGATTGCAGCCAAGAACAAGTCTCTGGAAACCGGCCAGAAGAAATGA
- the mlaE gene encoding lipid asymmetry maintenance ABC transporter permease subunit MlaE: MPDPLAIIRQLGHSTVDRIWRLGFAARFFWAVLLHSGSSFRRLPLTLREIYFSGVLSLLIIMVSGLFVGLVLGLQGYEILQRFGSTEALGSLVALSLTRELGPVLAAIFFASRAGSSVTAEIGLMKATEQLKAMDMMAINPIARVVAPRFWGGVISMPLLAAIFSAMGVIGGWLIGVVVIGVDDGSYWSQMQSSVDFRYDIWNGVVKSFVFGIAVSLIAVFEGYDSVPTAEGVSRAITRTVVTSVLTVLALDFVLTSFMFRGA, encoded by the coding sequence ATGCCTGATCCGTTGGCTATCATTCGTCAACTCGGCCATTCGACGGTCGACCGCATCTGGCGGCTGGGTTTTGCGGCCCGTTTCTTCTGGGCTGTTCTGCTCCATTCGGGTTCGTCGTTTCGCCGTTTGCCGCTGACCTTGCGCGAAATCTACTTCAGCGGCGTGCTGTCGCTGCTCATTATCATGGTGTCCGGTCTCTTCGTCGGGTTGGTCCTCGGTCTGCAGGGCTATGAAATCCTGCAGCGTTTTGGCTCGACCGAGGCGCTGGGGTCGCTCGTTGCCCTGTCATTGACCCGTGAATTGGGGCCGGTGCTGGCCGCCATTTTCTTTGCCTCACGCGCCGGTTCGTCGGTGACGGCCGAGATTGGCCTGATGAAGGCGACCGAGCAACTGAAGGCGATGGATATGATGGCGATCAACCCGATTGCCCGGGTTGTTGCGCCGCGTTTCTGGGGCGGGGTGATCTCGATGCCCTTGCTGGCTGCCATATTTTCCGCCATGGGCGTCATCGGCGGCTGGTTGATCGGCGTTGTCGTCATCGGTGTCGATGACGGCTCCTATTGGTCGCAGATGCAGTCCAGCGTCGATTTCCGGTACGACATATGGAATGGCGTGGTCAAGAGTTTCGTCTTCGGGATTGCCGTTTCCCTGATTGCCGTTTTTGAAGGTTATGACTCGGTGCCTACTGCCGAGGGTGTGTCGCGCGCCATTACGCGAACCGTGGTGACTTCAGTGCTGACGGTGCTCGCGCTGGATTTCGTTTTAACCTCGTTCATGTTCCGGGGAGCCTGA
- a CDS encoding VacJ family lipoprotein: MTDNLCASGGRWARHVVLGGLLAAFTCGGALADQNPRDPYEGFNRAMFATNEVIDKFAAKPVAQVYDNAIPLPVKASVGNFFGNAGDLWVGVNSALQGKFADAGIDLGRLVVNSTIGIFGLFDVASELGLERHDEDFGQTLAVWGVDGGAYLYWPLLGARNVRDTVGFAVGAYIDPVSYVRPVSVRNSMAALRFVDIRASLLPSDKVVEEAALDKYAYIRDAYLQRRRNQVFDGRPPRLDD, from the coding sequence ATGACCGACAATCTTTGTGCATCCGGCGGGCGTTGGGCGCGCCACGTGGTCCTGGGCGGGCTTCTCGCCGCGTTCACCTGCGGCGGTGCGCTGGCCGACCAGAATCCCCGGGATCCTTACGAAGGCTTCAATCGCGCCATGTTTGCGACCAACGAGGTCATCGACAAATTTGCCGCCAAGCCGGTCGCCCAGGTCTACGACAATGCGATTCCCCTGCCGGTCAAGGCCAGTGTCGGCAATTTCTTTGGTAATGCCGGTGATCTCTGGGTTGGCGTCAATAGTGCGCTGCAGGGCAAGTTTGCTGATGCCGGCATTGATCTGGGGCGCCTCGTGGTTAATTCGACGATAGGTATTTTCGGTCTTTTCGATGTCGCCAGCGAACTTGGGCTGGAGCGTCATGATGAAGATTTTGGCCAGACCCTGGCGGTCTGGGGCGTTGATGGCGGTGCATATCTGTACTGGCCGTTGCTTGGCGCGCGCAATGTGCGCGATACGGTAGGTTTTGCGGTCGGCGCCTACATCGATCCGGTCAGCTATGTGCGTCCGGTGTCGGTCCGCAACAGCATGGCTGCATTACGTTTTGTCGATATCCGCGCCAGTTTGCTGCCGTCTGACAAGGTGGTCGAGGAAGCAGCCCTGGATAAATATGCGTATATTCGTGATGCATATCTGCAGCGCCGCCGCAACCAGGTGTTTGATGGCCGCCCGCCGCGGCTTGATGATTGA